Proteins encoded together in one Miscanthus floridulus cultivar M001 chromosome 16, ASM1932011v1, whole genome shotgun sequence window:
- the LOC136514098 gene encoding uncharacterized protein — MNTKEGRFVQDAAQVFDGIPRSGVSTGAGGSQVFDFIRKHINSATILLTGNSVCGIAISEDIASGSDRILDDIVCDLPRRSHRDAFRHRDVQLVSAEAAFRHRDAAFTEDHWRCLGTL, encoded by the exons ATGAATACCAAGGAAGGAAGGTTCGTACAGGATGCAGCCCAAGTGTTTGATGGAATTCCGAGAAGTGGCGTAAGTACAGGTGCTGGTGG ATCGCAGGTGTTCGACTTTATTAGGAAGCACATAAATTCAGCCACTATATTATTAACTGGGAATTCCGTTTGTGGAATTGCTATTTCTGAAG ACATTGCATCTGGCTCAGACCGTATACTGGATGACATA GTCTGTGACTTGCCAAGAAGAAGCCACCGCGACGCGTTCCGCCACCGTGACGTGCAGCTCGTGTCTGCCGAGGCCGCGTTCCGCCACCGCGACGCGGCCTTCACGGAGGATCACTGGCGCTGCCTCGGCACTCTGTAG